Below is a genomic region from bacterium.
GCTTCCCCTGGGCTTCCCCCGGGCTTCCCCTGGGCTTCCCCCGGGCTTCCCCCGGGCTTCCCCCGGGCTTCCCCCGGGCTTCCCCCGGGCTTCCCCCGGGCTTCCCCCGGGCTTCCCCCGGGCTTCCCCCGGGCTTCCCCCGGGCTTCCCCCGGGCTTCCCCCGGGGAAGATCCCTTCCTTCACCCCAAATCTGTCCAAACCTCTTGTCAAGTCTGGGCGCATGCCCGCACATGCAGCGTGGTCGTGTGAGAGTCGTCTGTCCGAGGACTGTCCGCGGATGGATCCACACCTGACACCAGGGCGCTGTGTTGCCCCGCGCCCGGGAAAGTCCTACTTAACCCGCAGCACAAACATCACCCGGAGCCCGTCATGATCCACGCCAGTGGCGACCTGCTGTGGCAGCCTGCGCCCGACCGCGTCCGCGCCTGCCGGATGGAGGCCTTCCGCCGCGCGGCGGAGGACGCCGCCGGCCACCCCCTGCCGGATTTCGCCGCCCTGCACGCCTGGTCGGTGACGGAGCCGGCGGCCTTCTGGCGCCTGGTCTGGGACACATGCGCCGTTGAGGGGGAGATGGGAGACCGCGTGCTGGCGGGGGCGGATCGCATGCCCGGCGCCCGCTGGTTTCCCGCGGCGCGTCTTAACTACGCCGAGAACCTGCTGCGGAGCAGCGGTCCGGAGCCGGCCCTGCTGGCGGCCAACGACCGCGGACGGCGGGACACCTGGAGCCGCGACCGGCTGCGGGACGCCGTGCTGCGCCTGCGGGCGGGATTCGAGGCGGCGGGCCTGCGGCCGGGTGATCGCGTGGCGGCGGTGGCCCCCAACCTGCCAGAGACCCTTGCCCTCATGCTGGCCGTGACCAGCCTGGGCGGAGTGTGGACCAGCGCCTCGCCCGATTTCGGCGCCGCAGGCGTGCTGGACCGCTTCGGGCAGGTGGAGCCCGTCTGGCTGGTGGGCGTGGATGCCTACTCCTGGAAGGGACAGTGGGTGGACTGCCTGCCGCGCCTGCAGGAGATCCGCGCCGGGCTGCCCGGCCTGCGCGGCACCCTGGTCATCCCCAACCGTGCCGCGGAGGAGGAGGCAGTGCTGGACCTGGACGCCCTGCCCGACTCCGTGGATATGCGACTCTGGCTGGAGCTGGCGCCCTCCAAATCCGCATGGGCGCGCTTCCCTTTCGAACAACCGCTCTACATCCTCTATTCCAGCGGCACCACGGGCAAGCCCAAGTGCCTGGTGCACGGGGCGGGCGGCACGCTGCTCCAACATCTGAAGGAACATCGTCTCCACACCGACCTGGGAGTGGCCGACCGCCTCTTCTACTACACGACCACCGGCTGGATGATGTGGAACTGGCTGGTCTCGGCCCTGGCCTCCGAAGCGGCGCTGGTCTTGTGGGACGGCAGTCCCTTCCACCCCGGTCCGGCGGCGCTGTGGGATCTGTGCGACGAATCCGGCATCACGGTCTTCGGCACCAGCGCCAAGTATCTGGACGCCTGCGCCAAGGCCGGCCTGCGACCGCGCGCCAGCCACCGGCTGACGGAGCTGCGCGCCATCCTCTCGACGGGCTCGCCCCTTCTGCCCGAGAGCTTCGATTGGGTGTACGGCAGCGTGAAGGCGGACCAGCTCCTGGCCAGCATCAGCGGCGGCACGGACATCGTCAGCTGCTTCGTGCTGGGCAATCCGCTCCAGGGCGTGCGCCGCGGCGAGATCCAGGGGCCGGGCCTGGGCATGGACGTGGCCGTGGTGGATGCGCAGGGGAGCGGGCTTGTGGGCGAGGCGGGCGAGCTGGTCTGCCGCCGGCCTTTTCCCAGCATGCCCACCGGCTTCTGGGGTGATGAAGACGGCAGCCGCTACCGGGACGCCTATTTCCAGCGCTACCCCGGGATCTGGCACCACGGGGACTGGGCCCTGCACACGGCGGCGGGCGGCTTCGTCATCCTGGGGCGCAGCGACGCCACCTTGAACCCCGGTGGCGTGCGCATCGGCACCGCGGAGATCTACCGCCAGGTGGAGCAGGTGCCGGAGGTGGAGGAGGCCCTGGTGGTGGGACAGGACTGGCATGGTGATCAACGGGTCGTCCTCTTCGTCAAGCTGCGCGACGGGCTGACGCTGGACCAGGCGCTGGAGGAGCGCATCCGCCGTCGCATCCGTGACAACGCCACGCCCCGCCACGTGCCGACTCGCATCCTCCAGGTGGCGGACCTTCCGCGCACCCGCTCCGGCAAGATCAGCGAGCTGGCCGTCAAGCAGGTGATCCACGGGCGCCCGGTGGACAATGCCGAAGCCCTGGCCAACCCCGCGGCCCTGGATTTCTTCCGCGGCCGCCTGAAGGGATGAGGATGGGTCCCGCCCGCTGGCCCCTCCTCTTTGGCCGCCTGTCATCGCCGGCCCTCTGGCTCCTGCTGGTCCTGCTGGGTCTCTCCTGGCATGCCGGGCGCAGGGTGCCCCCCGTCTGGACCGCCGAGGCCGTGGTGGTGGAGACGGGCGGAACGGCGGAGGCCCCCACCTACCAGTGGCGCGGCAAGACCCTGCCCCTGCCCGTTTCACTTGCCTGGGAAGAGAGCGTCCTCAGGCCGGAAAGCCTGGTGCGGCTCAATGCGGCGGGGGAAGAGCCGGCGCGGCGCATGGAGATCGTCCTGCGACCGGCCATCGACGGTGGGCCCCCCGAACGGGTCAGGTTCG
It encodes:
- a CDS encoding acetoacetate--CoA ligase, whose product is MIHASGDLLWQPAPDRVRACRMEAFRRAAEDAAGHPLPDFAALHAWSVTEPAAFWRLVWDTCAVEGEMGDRVLAGADRMPGARWFPAARLNYAENLLRSSGPEPALLAANDRGRRDTWSRDRLRDAVLRLRAGFEAAGLRPGDRVAAVAPNLPETLALMLAVTSLGGVWTSASPDFGAAGVLDRFGQVEPVWLVGVDAYSWKGQWVDCLPRLQEIRAGLPGLRGTLVIPNRAAEEEAVLDLDALPDSVDMRLWLELAPSKSAWARFPFEQPLYILYSSGTTGKPKCLVHGAGGTLLQHLKEHRLHTDLGVADRLFYYTTTGWMMWNWLVSALASEAALVLWDGSPFHPGPAALWDLCDESGITVFGTSAKYLDACAKAGLRPRASHRLTELRAILSTGSPLLPESFDWVYGSVKADQLLASISGGTDIVSCFVLGNPLQGVRRGEIQGPGLGMDVAVVDAQGSGLVGEAGELVCRRPFPSMPTGFWGDEDGSRYRDAYFQRYPGIWHHGDWALHTAAGGFVILGRSDATLNPGGVRIGTAEIYRQVEQVPEVEEALVVGQDWHGDQRVVLFVKLRDGLTLDQALEERIRRRIRDNATPRHVPTRILQVADLPRTRSGKISELAVKQVIHGRPVDNAEALANPAALDFFRGRLKG